GAGCCACCCCTTCTACACGGGCAAGGCCCGGACGGTGGACTCGGAGGGCCGCGTGGCCCGCTTCGAGCGGCGCTACGGCGCAGGCGAGGGGCAGAACCCGGACACGCCGGACTGAGCGGGGAGGGACCACGCCCCTCAGATGAAGTTGAGCGCCGCCGCGCCGCCCACTCCCCCGAGCAGCATGAACGCCGGCATCAGCACCTTCAGCTCCACCCAGCTGCCCGCCCGGAACCGCATGGCCTTCGGCGGACCGATGGGGTACCAGCGCTTGCGGCCCACGGGTATCGGCCAGAGTATCGGGCAGCCCGAGACGGTCAGCGCGTCCCCGATGTCGTGGACCAGGGCACCGAGCACGATCGGCAGCCCGAGCCACAGGTACTCCTGACCCGGCGCGGTGAAGAGCCAGTCCGCGCCGCCGTCCGACTTGTCCAGTATCCCGGCGAGGATCCAGGCGCTGGTCCCGGCGAGCAGCCAGACCAGCACGTCGCTGCTGGATCCGCGGGTCGCCCGCCAGAGCAGGCCCTCGATGGCGAGCACCATGTGCACGAAGAGGAGCGCCAGCACCGCCCAGCGCCCACCCGTGACGGCCAGCGCCGAGGCTCCCGCCCCGATCAGGACCGCCCACAGCCAGGTGTGGGTCAGCGTCCGGTGTCCGCCGGAGCGCCGTGGGTCGCCCTGTTTCTTCGTTGCCTTGTAGACGGCGTACGACAGCTTGTCGACGATCTCGCACAACCCCCGCGAGACGGGTCCGAAGGCCCGGGAGATGGTGGCCGCCTTGTGGTCGAGATCCGGGGCGAGCGCCGCTCCGGCGCAGATCAGGGCTCCGGCGAGCAGCACCGGCCAGGGCATCGGATGCCCCGCGGCGGCGGTCGCCGCCCCGACGCCGAGCCACGCCGCGGCGCCCGAGAGTGAGTGTGCTGGTCCCATCATCGCCGTTGCCCGCCCCATTCCTCGTGTGCCGCTGTGCAGTTGTCCAGGTCCGCTGCTGCCTCGTCGGCGACCCAGCGTAGCGTTCGTGATCTTCACGCGGACAGCCGATTCCCCCATCGCGACCGAGGCCAGGCAAGATGGGGGCGTGACCCTCATCGATCAGCTGCCGCGGACCGCCGACCCCGATGCCCTGTACGAAGCCTTCGAGGCGTGGGCGCAGGAGCGCGGTCTCACGCTCTACCCCCATCAGGAGGAGGCGCTGATCGAGGCGGTCTCCGGCGCGAACGTGATCGTGTCGACGCCCACCGGGTCCGGCAAGAGCATGATCGCGGCGGGCGCCCACTTCGCCGCGCTGGCCCGGGACGAGGTCACCTTCTACACGGCTCCGATCAAGGCACTGGTGTCGGAGAAGTTCTTCGAGCTGTGCAAGATCTTCGGCACCGAGAACGTCGGCATGCTGACCGGTGACGCCTCCGTGAACGCGGACGCCCCGGTCATCTGCTGCACCGCCGAGGTGCTGGCGTCGATCGCGCTGCGTGACGGCAAGCACGCGGACATCGGCCAGGTCGTCATGGACGAGTTCCACTTCTACGCGGAGCCGGATCGCGGCTGGGCCTGGCAGATTCCCCTGCTGGAACTGCCGCAGGCCCAGTTCGTCCTGATGTCGGCCACGCTCGGTGACGTCTCCTTCTTCGAGAAGGACCTCGCACGCCGCACCGGCCGTCCCACGGCGGTGGTCCGCTCGGCCACCCGGCCGGTGCCGCTCTCCTACGAGTACCGCTACACGCCCCTCACCGAGACGCTCACCGATCTGCTGACCGCACGGCAGGCCCCCGTCTACATCGTGCACTTCACGCAGGCGCAGGCCGTGGAGCGGGCGCAGGCACTGATGAGCATCAACATGTGCACGCGTGAGGAGAAGGACCGGATCGCCGAGCTGATCGGCAACTTCCGCTTCACCACGAAGTTCGGCCGCAACCTCTCCCGCTACGTCCGGCACGGCATCGGCGTCCATCACGCGGGCATGCTGCCCAAGTACCGGCGGCTGGTGGAGAAGCTGGCGCAGGCCGGCCTGCTGAAGGTGATCTGCGGGACGGACACGCTCGGGGTCGGCGTCAACGTCCCCATCCGTACGGTGCTGTTCACCGCTCTGACCAAGTACGACGGCAGCCGGGTGCGCACGCTGCGGGCCCGCGAGTTCCACCAGATCGCCGGCCGGGCCGGGCGCGCCGGCTTCGACACGGAGGGCTTCGTCGTCGCCCAGGCGCCCGAGCACGTCGTCGAGAACGAGAAGGCGCTCGCCAAGGCGGGTGACGACCCGAAGAAGCGGCGGAAGGTCGTTCGGAAGAAGGCTCCCGAGGGCTTCGTGGCCTGGTCGGAGAGCACGTTCGACAAGCTCATCGTCTCGGAGCCGGAGCCGCTGACGTCCCGCTTCCGGGTCACCCACACCATGCTGTTGTCGGTGATCGCCCGGCCCGGTGACGCGTTCGCGGCGATGCGGCACCTGCTGGAGGACAACCACGAGCCGCGCAAGCAGCAACTGCGGCACATCCGGCGGGCGATCGCCATCTACCGCTCGCTGCTGGACGGCGGCATCGTCGAGAAGCTCGACCGGCCGGACGCCGACGGGCGCGTCGTCCGTCTCACGGTGGACCTGCAGCACGACTTCGCGCTGAACCAGCCGCTGTCCACGTTCGCCCTGGCCGCGTTCGAGCTGCTGGACCCGGAGTCGCCGTCGTACGCGCTGGACATGGTGTCCGTCGTGGAGTCCACTCTGGACGATCCGCGGCAGATCCTCGCCGCCCAGCAGAACAAGGCGCGCGGTGAGGCCGTGGCCGCGATGAAGGCGGACGGTGTCGAGTACGAGGAGCGCATGGAGCGCCTCCAGGACATCACGTACCCGAAGCCTCTGGAGGAGCTGCTCTTCCACGCGTACGACACGTACCGCAGGAGCCACCCGTGGGTCGGTGACCATCCGCTGTCGCCCAAGTCCGTCATCCGCGACATGTACGAGCGGGCGCTGACCTTCACGGAGCTGGTCTCCCACTACGAGCTGGCCCGTACCGAGGGCATCGTGCTGCGCTACCTCGCGAGCGCGTACAAGGCACTGGACCACACCGTCCCGGACGACCTGAAGTCCGACGACCTGCAGGATCTGATCGAGTGGCTCGGCGAGATGGTGCGCCAGGTCGACTCCAGTCTGCTGGACGAGTGGGAGCAGCTCGCCAACCCGGAGGAGATGACCGCCGAGGAGGCGCAGGAGAAGGCCGACCAGGTGCGGCCGGTCACCGCCAACGCCCGCGCCTTCCGTGTCCTGGTCCGCAACGCGATGTTCCGCCGTGTCGAGCTCGCCGCCCTCGACCAGGTCGAGCAGTTGGGCGAGATGGACGGCGACGCCGGCTGGGACGCCGACGCGTGGGGCGAGGCCATGGACAAGTACTGGGACGAGTACGAGGACCTCGGCACCGGTCCCGACGCCCGCGGTCCCAAGCTGCTGGTGATCGAGGAGGAGCCGCAGAACGGCCTGTGGCGAGTCCGGCAGATTTTCGACGACCCGAACGACGACCACGACTGGGGCATCAGCGCGCAGGTCGACCTCACGGCCTCCGACGCGGAGGGCCGGGCGGTCGTCCGCGTCACCGATGTCGGCCAGCTGTGAGCACAGGAGAATCCCACCCATGACGAATCCGGCCGAGAGCCTCGTGTCCCTGCTCGACCTGGAGCAGATCGAGGTCAACATCTTCCGCGGCCGCAGCCCGGAAGAGTCGCTGCAGCGGGTCTTCGGCGGCCAGGTCGCCGGCCAGGCACTGGTCGCCGCGGGACGCACCACGGACGGGGAGCGCCCGGTGCACTCGCTCCACGCGTACTTCCTGCGCCCCGGGCGCCCGGGCGTGCCGATCGTGTACCAGGTCGAACGGGACCGGGACGGCCGGTCCTTCACGACGCGCCGGGTCACCGCCGTGCAGCAGGGCCGCACGATCTTCACGCTCACCGCCTCCTTCCACAAGCCTGAACAGGGGAGTTTCGAGCACCAGCTGCCGCCGGCCCGCAAGGTTCCGGATCCCGAGTCCCTGCCGACGGTCACGGACGAGGTGCGGGAGCACCTGGGGGCGCTGCCCGAGCAGTTCGAGCGGATGGCCCGCCGCCAGCCCTTCGACATCCGCTACGTGGACCGGTTGCGCTGGAGCGCCGAGGAGGTCGAGGAGGCCGAGCCGCGCAGCGCCGTGTGGATGCGCGCGGTCGGGCCGCTCGGTGACGACCCGCTCGTGCACACCTGCGCCCTGACCTACGCCAGCGACATGACGCTTCTGGACGCCGTACGCCTCCCGGTGGAGCCTCTGTGGGGGCCGCGGGGCTTCGACATGGCGTCGCTGGACCACGCCATGTGGTTCCACCGGCCGTTCCGTGCGGACGAGTGGTTCCTGTACGACCAGGAGTCACCCATCGCGACCGGCGGGCGGGGTCTGGCCCGGGGCCGGATCTACGACACGCAGGGGCGCATGCTGGTGTCCGTCGTCCAGGAAGGGCTCTTCCGGGCGCTGTAGGTCACGGGTCTCTGCGCCACAGCCTGCCGAACAGACCGCGAATCCGTCCGCGCGCCTCGGTCTTCGGCGGGCGCGGCGCGAGGCCGGGCGGGGTCGACGCCGACCGCGCCGGGTGAAGGTCCGGGTGCGGCACTCGACGCTGCGGGTGCCGCTCCTTCGGTGCCGGGTGGTGCTCCTTCGGTGCCGGGTGGTGCTCGGCCCCCCTCGGGACCGGGCGTGGGGCCGGACGCTGCCTGCGAGCGGCGTCCACCGCGCCCGCCAGGTCCGCGCGGAGCCAGTCGATCTCGTCCGGGTCGGCCGCCGTCATGATCTCCTCGGCGAGCTGCGCGGACGGGGAGCCGGGGACTCCGTGGGACGGCTGGGTCGGGCGGAACCGCAGCAGGTGGGACCGTTCACAGGGGTCCCTGACGACTTCCGAGACCTCGACCGGGTCGAGCAGCGACGCCACGGCCGCCGCCCGGGACCACGGGTCGTCGTCGGCCCGGCGGAGCAGGAATCCCAGGTGCCGGCCCCGCCAGTTGCGGGGGCGCAGGTCCAGGCCCTCCGTCAGCTGGTCCCGCAGCCCCTCCGGGGTGCGGCCCTTCAGGAGCGCGGCGTTCCTCTCGTCGGACGCGAACTGCCGCAGCTCGTCGGCCAGATAGAGCCAGACGACGGCGCGGTACCGGTTGATGTAGAACGACACGGGCACCAAGAGGCCCAGCCGGGCGAGACGGGTGAACCGGGCCCTGGTCACTTCCATGAGAGCCGCGCCCTCCGCGGTCCCGACGGAGCGGACGCTCTCCCGCAGCACCTCGGGGAAGCCCTGTTGCGCCCGGATCCGCTCGATCTCGTCCCGGGCCACGCGCCGGCCGCCCCCTCCCCCGTCGTCGGGCAGCGTGCGGATGCGGCCGAGGTGCACCGCGAGAGTGAACTCGCTGCGCTTGAGACCGAGTTCGCGTGCCGCCCGGCTCGGCGCCACAGACGTGCCGCGGGTGGTGCCGACCGGGTCTGCGGAGGTCGTCGTCTCGTGTGTGAGGGTGTTGCCGGACATGCTCGTCTCCCCCGTGGAGTGTGCGGCCTGCGCTGTCCGCGCCCGCCTGACACAAAACCGTAGCCGCTGCCGCGACCTCCGCGACGGGCCTGTGGAAAACTCTCCGGCCGACCGCCCCCGAGCATGGAAGGTCCAGGTCAGAGCTCTGTCGGCGATATACGCCCCGGCTGTCGCGCGTCCACGTCGAGATGCTCGCCGACCCGGTTCACGAGCAGCGTCATCTCGTAGGCGATCTGCCCGATGTCGGCTTCGGCGCCGCTGAGCACGCACAGGCAACTGCCCGCCCCGGCGGCGGTGACGAACAGAACGGCGTCGTCGAACTCGACCATCGTCTGCTGTACCTGCCCGGCGCCGAAGTGGCGGCCCGAGCCCTTGGCCAGGCTGTGCAGTCCGGACGAGACGGCGGCGAGGTGCTCGGCGTCCTCCCGCCGCAGGCCCGTACTCGCTCCGGTCACCAGCCCGTCGTTGGACAGCACCAACGCGTGCCGGACGTGTTCCACACGGCCGGTCAGGTCGTCCAGCAGCCAGCCGAGTCCCTGGTTCTGCACCATGGTCCGAACTCCCCGTGTTGTCCCCGTTTGCATGGTCTCCCCCTGGCCGGAGGATCTGCCCGCCAGCCTTCACCACGCCCGTGCTCCGGGCAAGGAGGATGGGGGCATGGCAGAGAAGATGACCGATGAGGAATGGCGGGCGTTCGTCTCGGACGGCACCCGCACCGCGAAGCTGTCGACCGTCCGGGCGGACGGCAGCCCGCACGTGGCACCGATCTGGTTCCTGCTCGACGGGGACGAGGTGGTGTTCAACACCGGCAAGGACACGGTCAAGGGCCGCAACCTGGTCCGTGACGGCCGCGTCGCCCTGTGCGTGGACGACGCCCGGCCGCCCTTCGACTTCGTCGTGCTGCAGGGGCGCGCACGGACCTCGGAGGATCCCGCCGACCTTCGGCACTGGGCCGAGCGCATCGGTGCCCGGTACATGGGCGAGGAGCGCGCCGCGGAGTTCGGGGCTCGCAACGGCGTCCCGGGCGAGCTGCTCGTCCGCGTCACCGTGGAGAAGGTCCTGGCGCAGAAGGCCGTGGCGGACTGAGGCCCCTCCGGTCCGACGCGCGGTGCGGTCAGCGTACGGAGTCGAGCAGCCGGGCGGTGTGCATCCGCCCGGCGTACTCGACGAGCCTGATGAGCACCTCTTTCCCCGAGGCGCGGTCCCGGGCGTCGCACAACACCACGGGCGTCCCCCGGTCGAGGTCGAGGGCGCGCAGGACGTCCTCGGCGTCGTAGCGGCGTGCTCCCGTGAAGCGGTTGACCGCCACCACGAACGGGATGCGCCGGTGCTCGAAGTAGTCCACCGCCGGAAAGCAGTCGGCCAGGCGCCGGGTGTCCGCGAGGACGACGGCACCGAGCGCTCCCTGGGCCAGTTCGTCCCACAGGAACCAGAAACGGTCCTGACCCGGTGTGCCGAAGAGGTACAGGGAAAGACCGGAGCGGATGGTGATGCGGCCGAAGTCCATGGCGACGGTCGTGGTGACCTTGCGGTCGACACAGTCCGTGTCGTCCACCAGCAGGCCGACCTCGCTGAGCTGTTCCTCCGTGCGCAGCGGCCGGATCTCGCTGACCGCGCCCACCAGGGTGGTCTTGCCCACGCCGAAGCCTCCGGCGACCAGGATCTTCAACGCCAGCGGGCCCGTGTCGCCGTCCTCGGCGTCGGAGTGCTCGAAGACCATTGCTCACTTCTTCCCGTCCTGATGGTCGTGCACGGTGTTGCCGGTCATGGTTCTCGGCCTCCTCTAGAGGGCTCGTAGCCCGTCGATCACTTCGCGCAGGATCCGTTCGTCGGGCAACTGCGCCGGCGGCACGGGACGGCTGACGGTGACCGAGCCGAGGTCCACCAGGTCGCCGAGGAGCACTCTGACGACGCCCACGGGCAGGTCGGCGTCGGCGGCGAGTTCGGCGACCGACTGGGTCTCCGTGCGGCACAGCTCGATCAGGGTCCGGTGTTCCGGCCCCAGCACGGGGTCGTCGGCGCCCGGTGCGCCAGGGGCACGCGTCACGAGGGCGATCAGGTCGAACCCCACGCCCGTGGGGCCCGGGCGGGTGCGTCCGCCGGTCATCGCGTAGGGACGCACCAGCGGCCCGGCCTCGTTGTCGTACCACTGGCTGCCCGGCCGGTCCCGTCCGTCGCCCGTGGCGTCCTCGGTCATCCGCGCGCCCTCCCGTCTCATCCGCCGGCGGGCGGCCGTGCGGCGGCGCGCGGAGCGGTGCGGAGGTGCTCGCCGACACGTCTCACCAGACGGGCCATCTCATAGGCCACCAGGCCGATGTCCGCGGTCGCGGCGGTGAGGACGGCGAGACAGGAGCCCTCGCCCGCGGCGGCGACGAAGAGGAAGCCGTCGTCCATCTCCACCATGGTCTGGCGCACGCCCCCGGCACCGAAGTGGCGGCCGGCGCCCTTGGCCAGGCTGTGGAAGCCGGAGGCGACCGCCGCCAGGTGTTCGGCGTCCTCGCGTCCGAGACCGGTCGACGCGCCGACGGCGAGGCCGTCGTTCGACAGCACCACGGCGTGTCGTACCTCGCCCACCCGTACGACGAGGTCGTCCAGCAGCCAGTCGAGTTCGCGGGTCCGCCGGGCGGTTCCCGTGCCGGAATCGTGGATCATGCGGGGTCTCCTTCATCGCTGTGGCCGCCGGCCGTGGCATCCCCCGGTGCTCCGCGGCCGGATGTCCGGCCCTCGCCGCGCGACCAGCCGTCCCGGTAGGCCGTCATGCGGTCCCGGACGGCTTCGGGGGTGCGTTCGTCGTCGCGGGGCGGCGGCTGCGCGGGGTCCGCGGTGCGCCTGTCGCGCAGTTGGGGCGCGAGACTGGCCTGCCGGGTGCGCCGGGGGAGGTGCTCGGGTTCCTCCGTCACGGACCGCGGGCCTGGTTCGTCGGTGCTCGCGGGGTCGCCGGGGGAACGGTGCAGTCGCAAGGCGGGGGCTCCTGGGTGCCGAGTCGGTGCGGTCGTTTCCGTTCTGGCCGGTGCGGAGGCCGTCAGGGCGGGCCGGTCGTCCGGTGCCGAGACGGTCTCCTGATGCTCGGCGGGGGCCGGCACGCGCGCGTGGAGGTGCCCCTCGGGCCGGGACGCCTCGTGCGCGGCCCTGGGCGAAGGGGCCGCCGGTCCGCTGTGCAGGAGCGCGGTGGGCAGCAGGACGACGGCGGTGGTGCCGCCGTAGGGCGAGGTCTTGAGGTGGACCTTGATGGCGTGCCGGGCGGCCAGCCGGCTGACCACGAACAGGCCGAGCCGGTCGCTGTCGAACAGGTCGAGTGCCTCGGACCGGGCGATGCGGTGGTTGGCTTCGGCCAGGCTGTCCTTGCCCATGCCGAGCCCGCGGTCCTCGACCTCGATCGCGTAGCCGTTGCCGACGGGCTCGCCGGTGACCCGCACGCGTGTGTGGGGTGGCGAGAACTGGGCGGCGTTCTCGATGATCTCGGCCACGAGGTGGGTGAGGTCGGCGACGGCGGCACCGACGACGGACGCCTCGGGCAGCTGTCGTACCTCCACGCGCGCGTAGTCCTCGACTTCCGAGACGGCCGCGCGGACCACGTCGGTGAGGGAGACCGGCATGCGCCAGGCCCGGCCGGGTGCCGCGCCGGAGAGGATGATCAGGCTCTCGGCGTGGCGCCGCATGCGGGTGGTGAGGTGGTCGAGGCGGAAGAGGTCGCTCAGTTCGTCGGGATCGTCGGACCGGCGCTCCATGGCGTCCAGGAGGCTCAACTGGCGGTGGACGAGGATCTGGCTGCGGCGGGCGAGGTTGACGAAGACTCCGGAGATGCCACTGGCCAGTTCGGCGCGTTCCACCGCAGCCCGCAGGGCGGCACGGTGCACGGTGTCCAGGGCTTCGGCGACCTGACCGGCCTCGTCCTCGGCGGGTGGTCCGGGTGGCGCCTCGGAACGGATGTCGATCTCCTCTCCCGCGCGCAGTCTGCGCATGGCCTCGGGCAGTTTGCGCCTGGCGATCTCCAGGGCGCTGTTGCGCAGGCTGACCAGTTCGACCACGAGGCCGCGGCCGATGCGGACGGAAATGACGAGCGACGCGGCCACGGAGAGCAGGCCGAGGAGGACCGCGGCCCCGGCCGGTGTCAGCAGGCCACGCGTGAACGGGTCGGCCCGGTCGGCGACTTCCCGCCCGGCGTCCCGTTCGATCGTCCGCATCCCGTCGCGCACGCGCGCGTGAGCGCTGTCCCAGGTGGCCCGGAGCGCGGTCTCCTCGATCCCCCGGGCCCGCGCACCGCCCGCGAGCAGCTTGTCCTCGGTCGCCCCCACGGCCGCGTAGGCGCCGCTACCGGCGAGTTCCCGCCAGGCGGCGCGTTCGGAGCCCCGCAGGTCGGCGACGGACGAGCCGGTCAGCGTCCGGCGGCGGTCGACGGCTCCGGTGAACAGCCGCAACCGCTCGCCGTCGAGGCCGTCGGCGAGGCGGGCGCCGGCCAGAAGGGCGTCCTCCTGGGCCAGCGCCTCGCCCGCGCGGGCGAACTCGACCAGCACGCGCGCGTCCGATCCCGCATCGGCGTCCTGGACACCGCTCAGCGCGCCGCCCACGGGGAAGGCGGCCGCGATGGTCGTCGTGTACCGGCGGTAGGCCTCCTCCCAGTCCGTGCGGCGGTCGAGGACCGCGGTGCGCAGTGGCCCGAGCCGTTCGGCGCCGACGAGGAAGGCGTCGAGGCGTCGGGCCACCCCGGTGGGCAGGCCCTCGCTGTCGGCGACGGTGTGGCGGTCCCCGAGCCGCAGTTTCCCCACCGCGCGGTCGGTGCGCGCGAAGAGTTCCCGGTAGTCGGCGCTCCGCACCGCCGACGGATCGGTGGTGTGGCGTACGGCGGCGAGCCGTTCGGCCTGCAACGCGGCGACGGCGGCGCTCACGGGGGACCGGACCTGGCCGTCCACACGCTGCACCTGCCGCAGCCGGGCGATGTCCTGGGCGGTGGTGACGGTGGCGTACGCCCACAGGCCGAGGAGGGAGACGACGGGCACCATCAGCAGGCAGACGATTCTGGCGCGCACGGTGCGCGGGCGCAGTCCCCTGCTCCGGGCGCTGATGGGCGCCGGGCCGGGTGTCTCGCTCATGGCGTCCGTCCGGTCCTCGTCGGCCGGCGGTCCGGCGTGCGCGCGACGGCCGCGCACGGCTGGCTTGAGCGGCGGCGTCCCGGCGCCGGCCGCGGCGGTCGTACGGGGTGTGCGCATGGCCTTCTCGCTCGCTAGGAGGTGGGTCGGTGCCTCGGGGCGCCGGACCGTGGTGGCCCGGGGCGCCGTCACCCGGCGGTGCTCCCCACGGGTCGCTGGGCCGAGGCGGAGGCCGCACGCTCCCCCGCCGTCGGCGACAGTGCGACGAAGGCCGCGGTCAGGAAGAGGTAGGACCCGAGGCCGACGGCGAGGGGGAAGACGAACTGCATCGCCGTGGCCCCAGGCAGTGCCTCGCCGGAGGGCGTGACCCGCACGCTCACCGCGAACATGCCGGTGTAGTGCATGCTGCTCACCGCCGCTCCCATGATCAGCGAGGCGAAGGTGACGGCGAGGGGCGAGCTGATGTGGAGCGCCGCCCACAGGGCCGCCGTGGCCGCGGCGACGGCGATGAGGACGGAGAGCCCGACGCGCGACGGGTCGTAGCTCACGTCGCCGTGCAGGCGCACGGCCGCCATGCCCAGGTAGTGCATGCTGGCCACGCCGAGACCCGTGGTGAGCCCACCGAGCAGGAGTGCCCGCCCGCGGTCGCGGCCGTAGCCCACCGCGAAGACGCCGGCGCAGACGACGATCATGGCGACGAGAAGGCTCGTGAGGGTGAGCGGCACGTCGTAGCGGATGTCGGTGCCGTGCACCCGGAAGCCGAGCATGGCGACGAAGTGCATCGTCCAGATGCCCGTGCCAATCGCCGAGGCCGCGGTGAGGAGCCAGTTGCGGCGCGCCCGCCCGGTGGCGGCGAGGGCGCGTACGGTGCAGCGCAGCCCGAGGGCCGCGCCGGTACAGGCCATCGCGTACGACAGCGCGGGGGTCAGCCAGCCGAGGGCGGCGTGGTCCAGGTGTCCCATGGCCCCGGGACGCTAGTCCTGGAAAGGGCGCACAACGGGGGCGCATTTCGAAAGGTGTTGCTAACTGACACAGAGAAGCGCTGGAACGATCGCGTCACGCTCGAACGTGCGCGCTGGAGCGTCATCCCCGCGCTTGAGGGATCATGCGGGGCATGAGCGACGACCACACGCACGTCCAGGAGTTCTTCGGCGCCCGCGCCGCCGACTGGGACAGCCGGTTCCCCGACGACGGGCCCGCCTACGCGGCCGCGGCCGCCCGGCTGGGTCTGCGGGAGGGGGACCGCGTGCTCGACGCGGGGTGCGGTACCGGCCGCGCCCTGCCGTCCTTGCGTGCGGCCGTGGGGCCGTCGGGCCTCGTGGTCGGGGCCGACCTGACACCGGCGATGCTCCAGGCCGCCGTACGGGCCGGGCGGGACCGTGACGGGCGGTTGCTGCTGACCGACGTCGCCGCGCTGCCGCTGCGGTCCGGTTCCCTCGATGCCGTGTTCGCGGCGGGTCTCGTCGCACACCTGCCCGATCCCGCGCGCAGTCTGCGGGAGTTGGCGCGCGTCGTGCGTCCCGGCGGTGTGCTGGCGCTGTTCCACCCGATCGGGAGGGCGGCGCTCGCTGCACGGCAGGGGCGGCAGATCACACCGGACGACCTGCGCGCCGAGCCCCGTCTCCGCCCCTTGCTGGCGGATTCCGGGTGGCGCATGACGTCGTACGTCGACGAGGACGACCGCTTCCTGGCGCTGGCCGTGCGCGAGGACTGACCGCTCAGCTCCGGCCCGCGACCTCGGCCGCGAAGACGTCGGGCCGGTCGAGCATCACGTTGTGTCCGGCCCCCGGCACGGTCACCACGCGCACGCCCGCGTCCTCCAGCGCCTGGCGGCCCGCCACTTCTCCGCTGAGTTCGCCCTGGAGGTACACCCGGTCGACCGGCAGCCCTTCGAGAAGGGCGCGCATCACGGGTTGCGATCCCCGGCGCAGCCCGACGGCGGAGCGGTGCAGGGCCCGGGGGTCGGCCAGCCGCATCGTCGCCGCCCACGGCGGTCCGACGTGCTCCAGTACGCGCGCGAAGCCGCGGTCGACGAAGTCGTCCTCCTCGTAGGCGGCGATGCCGCTGCTGCCCGCGGTCGGTGGCGGGCAGGCGTCGAGATTGGCCTCCGTGAGGACCAGGCGGGAGACCAGCTCGGGCCGCCGGTGGGCGAGGACGACGGCGACGGCGCCCCCCATGCTGTGGGCGATCAGCTCGGCTCCGGACAGTCCCGCCTCGTCCAGCGCGGCGGCCAGCGCGTCGGCGTGGTCGTCGAGGGTGTAGCCGAAGCGCTCGGGCCGGTCGCTGATGCCGTGACCGGGCAGATCCACGAAGAGGCTGCGCCGTCCCGCCAGTTCCGGGCGCGCCGCGATGTGCGCGTGGTACACGGACGAGATCGAACCGAGACCGTGCACGTACACCCGCGCGGGTTCCTCCCCCGGCGTCTCCGTCCAGCGGATGCGGCTTCCCTCGCCGTCGAACCGTGCCTCTCTCATTCCGTCCTCCCTCGATGGGCCGCAACTGTCGCCGCGCTCCCGAGGAGAATACATCGGAACCGATGTATAAGACGGACGGAGTATCGGATGCCCGATGTACAGCGGCCGTACGCGAGAATGCGAGCATGCTGGAGCTCTCCATCCTCGGATTCCTGTACGACGCCCCCCTGCACGGCTACGAGCTGCGCAAACGCATCACCGCCCTGACCGGGCACGTCCGGCCCGTCGCCGAGAGCACGCTCTACCCCGCCATCAAACGCCTGGAAGCGGCGGGCCTCCTCGCGCGCGCCACGCAGCCCGGCGCCGTGGCGGCACCACGTCACGTCCTGACCCTCACCGAGGAGGGACGGCAGGAGCTGCGCCGTCGGCTCGCGGAGCCCACGAAGCGTGACATCACCGACGAGAACCGCTGGTTCACGGTGCTCGCCTTCCTCCGGCACCTGGACGACGCCGGCGCCCAGGCCGCCGTGCTGCGCCGCCGGCTGGCCTTCCTGGAAGAGCCCGCGAGCTTCTTCTACGACGGCGACCGGCCGATGCGCGCCGAGGAACTCGACGACCCCTTCCGGCGTGGTGTTCTGACCATCGCCCGAGCCACGTCCCGGGCCGAACTCGGCTGGCTGCGCGAGACCATCGACTCACTCGACGGGTGACGCGCCGATCTGCCGGACCGGGCAGCCCCGGACCCCGGGGGTGGGGCGAGTGCCCAGCTCCGCCAGCCGGTAGCCGTCCGGGTAGCCCTTGATCTCCCGGTTCTGCCGGGCGTGGTGCGGGGTACGCCT
This region of Streptomyces ambofaciens ATCC 23877 genomic DNA includes:
- a CDS encoding metal-dependent hydrolase, translating into MMGPAHSLSGAAAWLGVGAATAAAGHPMPWPVLLAGALICAGAALAPDLDHKAATISRAFGPVSRGLCEIVDKLSYAVYKATKKQGDPRRSGGHRTLTHTWLWAVLIGAGASALAVTGGRWAVLALLFVHMVLAIEGLLWRATRGSSSDVLVWLLAGTSAWILAGILDKSDGGADWLFTAPGQEYLWLGLPIVLGALVHDIGDALTVSGCPILWPIPVGRKRWYPIGPPKAMRFRAGSWVELKVLMPAFMLLGGVGGAAALNFI
- a CDS encoding DEAD/DEAH box helicase, encoding MTLIDQLPRTADPDALYEAFEAWAQERGLTLYPHQEEALIEAVSGANVIVSTPTGSGKSMIAAGAHFAALARDEVTFYTAPIKALVSEKFFELCKIFGTENVGMLTGDASVNADAPVICCTAEVLASIALRDGKHADIGQVVMDEFHFYAEPDRGWAWQIPLLELPQAQFVLMSATLGDVSFFEKDLARRTGRPTAVVRSATRPVPLSYEYRYTPLTETLTDLLTARQAPVYIVHFTQAQAVERAQALMSINMCTREEKDRIAELIGNFRFTTKFGRNLSRYVRHGIGVHHAGMLPKYRRLVEKLAQAGLLKVICGTDTLGVGVNVPIRTVLFTALTKYDGSRVRTLRAREFHQIAGRAGRAGFDTEGFVVAQAPEHVVENEKALAKAGDDPKKRRKVVRKKAPEGFVAWSESTFDKLIVSEPEPLTSRFRVTHTMLLSVIARPGDAFAAMRHLLEDNHEPRKQQLRHIRRAIAIYRSLLDGGIVEKLDRPDADGRVVRLTVDLQHDFALNQPLSTFALAAFELLDPESPSYALDMVSVVESTLDDPRQILAAQQNKARGEAVAAMKADGVEYEERMERLQDITYPKPLEELLFHAYDTYRRSHPWVGDHPLSPKSVIRDMYERALTFTELVSHYELARTEGIVLRYLASAYKALDHTVPDDLKSDDLQDLIEWLGEMVRQVDSSLLDEWEQLANPEEMTAEEAQEKADQVRPVTANARAFRVLVRNAMFRRVELAALDQVEQLGEMDGDAGWDADAWGEAMDKYWDEYEDLGTGPDARGPKLLVIEEEPQNGLWRVRQIFDDPNDDHDWGISAQVDLTASDAEGRAVVRVTDVGQL
- a CDS encoding acyl-CoA thioesterase, translated to MTNPAESLVSLLDLEQIEVNIFRGRSPEESLQRVFGGQVAGQALVAAGRTTDGERPVHSLHAYFLRPGRPGVPIVYQVERDRDGRSFTTRRVTAVQQGRTIFTLTASFHKPEQGSFEHQLPPARKVPDPESLPTVTDEVREHLGALPEQFERMARRQPFDIRYVDRLRWSAEEVEEAEPRSAVWMRAVGPLGDDPLVHTCALTYASDMTLLDAVRLPVEPLWGPRGFDMASLDHAMWFHRPFRADEWFLYDQESPIATGGRGLARGRIYDTQGRMLVSVVQEGLFRAL
- a CDS encoding DUF6397 family protein; translated protein: MSGNTLTHETTTSADPVGTTRGTSVAPSRAARELGLKRSEFTLAVHLGRIRTLPDDGGGGGRRVARDEIERIRAQQGFPEVLRESVRSVGTAEGAALMEVTRARFTRLARLGLLVPVSFYINRYRAVVWLYLADELRQFASDERNAALLKGRTPEGLRDQLTEGLDLRPRNWRGRHLGFLLRRADDDPWSRAAAVASLLDPVEVSEVVRDPCERSHLLRFRPTQPSHGVPGSPSAQLAEEIMTAADPDEIDWLRADLAGAVDAARRQRPAPRPVPRGAEHHPAPKEHHPAPKERHPQRRVPHPDLHPARSASTPPGLAPRPPKTEARGRIRGLFGRLWRRDP
- a CDS encoding roadblock/LC7 domain-containing protein; the protein is MVQNQGLGWLLDDLTGRVEHVRHALVLSNDGLVTGASTGLRREDAEHLAAVSSGLHSLAKGSGRHFGAGQVQQTMVEFDDAVLFVTAAGAGSCLCVLSGAEADIGQIAYEMTLLVNRVGEHLDVDARQPGRISPTEL
- a CDS encoding PPOX class F420-dependent oxidoreductase; protein product: MAEKMTDEEWRAFVSDGTRTAKLSTVRADGSPHVAPIWFLLDGDEVVFNTGKDTVKGRNLVRDGRVALCVDDARPPFDFVVLQGRARTSEDPADLRHWAERIGARYMGEERAAEFGARNGVPGELLVRVTVEKVLAQKAVAD